The Triticum aestivum cultivar Chinese Spring chromosome 7B, IWGSC CS RefSeq v2.1, whole genome shotgun sequence genome window below encodes:
- the LOC123155788 gene encoding uncharacterized protein isoform X4, with translation MDHEVLVHILDGREKPTNLPFTLLKNITENFSDDREIGHGGFAIVYKIEGLKEHVYAELRERLLCFEYISNGSLYITDELRGFEWNTRYEIIKGICEDNDMVPKITDFGLSRLDEKSQTMSNDRFRSLGYCAPEYAYEGKMSFKSDMYSLGCIIIELVTGQREVPNKSNVLRRWRHRWKKTGKETPLVSQQVAKCLEIGLQCQEIDPSKRPYMWDMIHITREIEGANGKISNADENTSRQICPYSEGDMLRIEPLELHFPLEVNKQMACTLRLSNGTGSYIAFIVENLSGLQYSTQQPKGLMPPQSKCNVEITVQLEGKAQKYRHHTNELTVWSTKVNDCYAVEDITISMFLKEVVNVVDQVNLDVVFDAEPQEASGKTSEVSPYMKDDMLGIEPLELHFPFQLNKEISSSVELSNETGAYIAFNIKTTSPLPYCTEPNKGVVLPWSKCIVTITLQSQHKAPEHMQQAYAFILQSTKVKDGLAAEDISTDMFKVEGGNMVDEVNLDVVLMHNYKVSLWMSTSSTSPSHLNPTI, from the exons ATGGATCATGAGGTGCTGGTGCATATACTTGATGGAAGAGAGAAGCCGACAAACCTACCATTCACGCTTTTGAAGAACATCACAGAAAATTTCTCGGATGATCGAGAAATAGGCCATGGTGGATTCGCAATAGTTTATAAG ATCGAAGGATTGAAAGAACATGTTTACGCTGAGCTGAGAGAAAGACTACTTTGTTTTGAGTATATAAGCAATGGAAGTCTATATATTACCG ATGAATTACGGGGATTTGAATGGAACACACGTTATGAAATAATTAAAGGCATTTGTGAAG ACAATGATATGGTGCCGAAAATCACGGACTTCGGTTTATCGAGACTTGATGAAAAGTCACAAACCATGAGCAACGACCGTTTCAgatcatt AGGATATTGTGCTCCTGAATACGCGTATGAGGGAAAGATGTCATTCAAATCAGACATGTACAGTTTAGGCTGTATAATTATCGAACTGGTGACGGGACAACGGGAGGTCCCTAACAAAAGCAAT GTACTTAGGAGATGGAGGCACAGATGGAAGAAAACAGGGAAGGAAACACCGTTGGTTTCCCAACAAGTAGCAAAATGTCTTGAAATTGGGTTACAATGCCAGGAAATTGACCCATCCAAACGACCTTATATGTGGGATATGATACATATTACAAGAGAAATTGAAGGTGCTAATGGAAAAATCAGCAATGCCGATGAAAATACATCGAGACAG ATTTGCCCTTACTCTGAAGGTGATATGCTTCGAATTGAGCCACTCGAACTACATTTTCCTCTTGAGGTTAACAAACAAATGGCATGCACACTTCGGCTAAGCAATGGGACGGGCTCTTACATTGCCTTCATTGTTGAAAACTTGAGCGGATTGCAATACTCAACACAACAACCTAAAGGCCTTATGCCACCACAATCCAAATGTAATGTTGAAATAACAGTGCAGCTGGAGGGGAAGGCTCAGAAATATAGGCATCATACGAATGAACTTACTGTGTGGAGCACAAAAGTGAATGATTGCTACGCAGTTGAGGATATAACAATAAGCATGTTCTTGAAGGAGGTGGTCAACGTGGTTGATCAGGTAAATTTGGATGTGGTTTTTGACGCCGAACCACAAGAAGCAAGTGGTAAAACCAGTGAG GTAAGCCCTTACATGAAGGATGATATGCTTGGGATCGAGCCACTCGAGCTTCACTTCCCTTTTCAGCTTAACAAGGAGATATCAAGCTCGGTTGAGTTAAGTAACGAGACAGGTGCTTACATTGCCTTCAACATCAAAACTACGAGCCCCCTGCCATACTGCACAGAGCCAAACAAAGGTGTTGTGCTGCCATGGTCCAAGTGCATTGTCACGATAACATTGCAATCTCAGCATAAGGCACCGGAACATATGCAGCAAGCCTACGCATTCATCTTGCAGAGCACGAAAGTAAAAGATGGCCTTGCGGCTGAGGATATATCTACCGACATGTTCAAAGTAGAGGGAGGGAACATGGTTGATGAGGTTAATTTAGATGTTGTTTTGATGCACAACTACAAAGTCAgcctctggatgtcgacaagctcgACCTCTCCTTCCCATTTGAACCCGACAATTTGA
- the LOC123155788 gene encoding uncharacterized protein isoform X2 encodes MDHEVLVHILDGREKPTNLPFTLLKNITENFSDDREIGHGGFAIVYKGVLPNGSDVAVKRIRSTHSIKETLFYRELDCLLNTEHKNVVRFLGYCANTEQIAIQIEGLKEHVYAELRERLLCFEYISNGSLYITDELRGFEWNTRYEIIKGICEDNDMVPKITDFGLSRLDEKSQTMSNDRFRSLGYCAPEYAYEGKMSFKSDMYSLGCIIIELVTGQREVPNKSNVLRRWRHRWKKTGKETPLVSQQVAKCLEIGLQCQEIDPSKRPYMWDMIHITREIEGANGKISNADENTSRQICPYSEGDMLRIEPLELHFPLEVNKQMACTLRLSNGTGSYIAFIVENLSGLQYSTQQPKGLMPPQSKCNVEITVQLEGKAQKYRHHTNELTVWSTKVNDCYAVEDITISMFLKEVVNVVDQVNLDVVFDAEPQEASGKTSEVSPYMKDDMLGIEPLELHFPFQLNKEISSSVELSNETGAYIAFNIKTTSPLPYCTEPNKGVVLPWSKCIVTITLQSQHKAPEHMQQAYAFILQSTKVKDGLAAEDISTDMFKVEGGNMVDEVNLDVVLMHNYKVSLWMSTSSTSPSHLNPTI; translated from the exons ATGGATCATGAGGTGCTGGTGCATATACTTGATGGAAGAGAGAAGCCGACAAACCTACCATTCACGCTTTTGAAGAACATCACAGAAAATTTCTCGGATGATCGAGAAATAGGCCATGGTGGATTCGCAATAGTTTATAAG GGAGTGCTCCCAAATGGGAGCGACGTCGCGGTAAAGAGGATAAGGAGCACGCATTCAATCAAAGAGACATTATTTTATCGTGAACTTGACTGCCTGTTGAACACTGAACACAAAAATGTGGTACGGTTTCTTGGCTACTGTGCTAACACAGAGCAAATAGCCATACAGATCGAAGGATTGAAAGAACATGTTTACGCTGAGCTGAGAGAAAGACTACTTTGTTTTGAGTATATAAGCAATGGAAGTCTATATATTACCG ATGAATTACGGGGATTTGAATGGAACACACGTTATGAAATAATTAAAGGCATTTGTGAAG ACAATGATATGGTGCCGAAAATCACGGACTTCGGTTTATCGAGACTTGATGAAAAGTCACAAACCATGAGCAACGACCGTTTCAgatcatt AGGATATTGTGCTCCTGAATACGCGTATGAGGGAAAGATGTCATTCAAATCAGACATGTACAGTTTAGGCTGTATAATTATCGAACTGGTGACGGGACAACGGGAGGTCCCTAACAAAAGCAAT GTACTTAGGAGATGGAGGCACAGATGGAAGAAAACAGGGAAGGAAACACCGTTGGTTTCCCAACAAGTAGCAAAATGTCTTGAAATTGGGTTACAATGCCAGGAAATTGACCCATCCAAACGACCTTATATGTGGGATATGATACATATTACAAGAGAAATTGAAGGTGCTAATGGAAAAATCAGCAATGCCGATGAAAATACATCGAGACAG ATTTGCCCTTACTCTGAAGGTGATATGCTTCGAATTGAGCCACTCGAACTACATTTTCCTCTTGAGGTTAACAAACAAATGGCATGCACACTTCGGCTAAGCAATGGGACGGGCTCTTACATTGCCTTCATTGTTGAAAACTTGAGCGGATTGCAATACTCAACACAACAACCTAAAGGCCTTATGCCACCACAATCCAAATGTAATGTTGAAATAACAGTGCAGCTGGAGGGGAAGGCTCAGAAATATAGGCATCATACGAATGAACTTACTGTGTGGAGCACAAAAGTGAATGATTGCTACGCAGTTGAGGATATAACAATAAGCATGTTCTTGAAGGAGGTGGTCAACGTGGTTGATCAGGTAAATTTGGATGTGGTTTTTGACGCCGAACCACAAGAAGCAAGTGGTAAAACCAGTGAG GTAAGCCCTTACATGAAGGATGATATGCTTGGGATCGAGCCACTCGAGCTTCACTTCCCTTTTCAGCTTAACAAGGAGATATCAAGCTCGGTTGAGTTAAGTAACGAGACAGGTGCTTACATTGCCTTCAACATCAAAACTACGAGCCCCCTGCCATACTGCACAGAGCCAAACAAAGGTGTTGTGCTGCCATGGTCCAAGTGCATTGTCACGATAACATTGCAATCTCAGCATAAGGCACCGGAACATATGCAGCAAGCCTACGCATTCATCTTGCAGAGCACGAAAGTAAAAGATGGCCTTGCGGCTGAGGATATATCTACCGACATGTTCAAAGTAGAGGGAGGGAACATGGTTGATGAGGTTAATTTAGATGTTGTTTTGATGCACAACTACAAAGTCAgcctctggatgtcgacaagctcgACCTCTCCTTCCCATTTGAACCCGACAATTTGA
- the LOC123155788 gene encoding uncharacterized protein isoform X3: MDHEVLVHILDGREKPTNLPFTLLKNITENFSDDREIGHGGFAIVYKIEGLKEHVYAELRERLLCFEYISNGSLYITDELRGFEWNTRYEIIKGICEGLYHLHKEKQIYHLSLKPDDILLDNDMVPKITDFGLSRLDEKSQTMSNDRFRSLGYCAPEYAYEGKMSFKSDMYSLGCIIIELVTGQREVPNKSNVLRRWRHRWKKTGKETPLVSQQVAKCLEIGLQCQEIDPSKRPYMWDMIHITREIEGANGKISNADENTSRQICPYSEGDMLRIEPLELHFPLEVNKQMACTLRLSNGTGSYIAFIVENLSGLQYSTQQPKGLMPPQSKCNVEITVQLEGKAQKYRHHTNELTVWSTKVNDCYAVEDITISMFLKEVVNVVDQVNLDVVFDAEPQEASGKTSEVSPYMKDDMLGIEPLELHFPFQLNKEISSSVELSNETGAYIAFNIKTTSPLPYCTEPNKGVVLPWSKCIVTITLQSQHKAPEHMQQAYAFILQSTKVKDGLAAEDISTDMFKVEGGNMVDEVNLDVVLMHNYKVSLWMSTSSTSPSHLNPTI; the protein is encoded by the exons ATGGATCATGAGGTGCTGGTGCATATACTTGATGGAAGAGAGAAGCCGACAAACCTACCATTCACGCTTTTGAAGAACATCACAGAAAATTTCTCGGATGATCGAGAAATAGGCCATGGTGGATTCGCAATAGTTTATAAG ATCGAAGGATTGAAAGAACATGTTTACGCTGAGCTGAGAGAAAGACTACTTTGTTTTGAGTATATAAGCAATGGAAGTCTATATATTACCG ATGAATTACGGGGATTTGAATGGAACACACGTTATGAAATAATTAAAGGCATTTGTGAAGGTTTGTATCATCTGCACAAGGAAAAGCAAATATATCATCTGTCTTTGAAACCTGACGATATACTATTAGACAATGATATGGTGCCGAAAATCACGGACTTCGGTTTATCGAGACTTGATGAAAAGTCACAAACCATGAGCAACGACCGTTTCAgatcatt AGGATATTGTGCTCCTGAATACGCGTATGAGGGAAAGATGTCATTCAAATCAGACATGTACAGTTTAGGCTGTATAATTATCGAACTGGTGACGGGACAACGGGAGGTCCCTAACAAAAGCAAT GTACTTAGGAGATGGAGGCACAGATGGAAGAAAACAGGGAAGGAAACACCGTTGGTTTCCCAACAAGTAGCAAAATGTCTTGAAATTGGGTTACAATGCCAGGAAATTGACCCATCCAAACGACCTTATATGTGGGATATGATACATATTACAAGAGAAATTGAAGGTGCTAATGGAAAAATCAGCAATGCCGATGAAAATACATCGAGACAG ATTTGCCCTTACTCTGAAGGTGATATGCTTCGAATTGAGCCACTCGAACTACATTTTCCTCTTGAGGTTAACAAACAAATGGCATGCACACTTCGGCTAAGCAATGGGACGGGCTCTTACATTGCCTTCATTGTTGAAAACTTGAGCGGATTGCAATACTCAACACAACAACCTAAAGGCCTTATGCCACCACAATCCAAATGTAATGTTGAAATAACAGTGCAGCTGGAGGGGAAGGCTCAGAAATATAGGCATCATACGAATGAACTTACTGTGTGGAGCACAAAAGTGAATGATTGCTACGCAGTTGAGGATATAACAATAAGCATGTTCTTGAAGGAGGTGGTCAACGTGGTTGATCAGGTAAATTTGGATGTGGTTTTTGACGCCGAACCACAAGAAGCAAGTGGTAAAACCAGTGAG GTAAGCCCTTACATGAAGGATGATATGCTTGGGATCGAGCCACTCGAGCTTCACTTCCCTTTTCAGCTTAACAAGGAGATATCAAGCTCGGTTGAGTTAAGTAACGAGACAGGTGCTTACATTGCCTTCAACATCAAAACTACGAGCCCCCTGCCATACTGCACAGAGCCAAACAAAGGTGTTGTGCTGCCATGGTCCAAGTGCATTGTCACGATAACATTGCAATCTCAGCATAAGGCACCGGAACATATGCAGCAAGCCTACGCATTCATCTTGCAGAGCACGAAAGTAAAAGATGGCCTTGCGGCTGAGGATATATCTACCGACATGTTCAAAGTAGAGGGAGGGAACATGGTTGATGAGGTTAATTTAGATGTTGTTTTGATGCACAACTACAAAGTCAgcctctggatgtcgacaagctcgACCTCTCCTTCCCATTTGAACCCGACAATTTGA
- the LOC123155788 gene encoding uncharacterized protein isoform X1 — MDHEVLVHILDGREKPTNLPFTLLKNITENFSDDREIGHGGFAIVYKGVLPNGSDVAVKRIRSTHSIKETLFYRELDCLLNTEHKNVVRFLGYCANTEQIAIQIEGLKEHVYAELRERLLCFEYISNGSLYITDELRGFEWNTRYEIIKGICEGLYHLHKEKQIYHLSLKPDDILLDNDMVPKITDFGLSRLDEKSQTMSNDRFRSLGYCAPEYAYEGKMSFKSDMYSLGCIIIELVTGQREVPNKSNVLRRWRHRWKKTGKETPLVSQQVAKCLEIGLQCQEIDPSKRPYMWDMIHITREIEGANGKISNADENTSRQICPYSEGDMLRIEPLELHFPLEVNKQMACTLRLSNGTGSYIAFIVENLSGLQYSTQQPKGLMPPQSKCNVEITVQLEGKAQKYRHHTNELTVWSTKVNDCYAVEDITISMFLKEVVNVVDQVNLDVVFDAEPQEASGKTSEVSPYMKDDMLGIEPLELHFPFQLNKEISSSVELSNETGAYIAFNIKTTSPLPYCTEPNKGVVLPWSKCIVTITLQSQHKAPEHMQQAYAFILQSTKVKDGLAAEDISTDMFKVEGGNMVDEVNLDVVLMHNYKVSLWMSTSSTSPSHLNPTI, encoded by the exons ATGGATCATGAGGTGCTGGTGCATATACTTGATGGAAGAGAGAAGCCGACAAACCTACCATTCACGCTTTTGAAGAACATCACAGAAAATTTCTCGGATGATCGAGAAATAGGCCATGGTGGATTCGCAATAGTTTATAAG GGAGTGCTCCCAAATGGGAGCGACGTCGCGGTAAAGAGGATAAGGAGCACGCATTCAATCAAAGAGACATTATTTTATCGTGAACTTGACTGCCTGTTGAACACTGAACACAAAAATGTGGTACGGTTTCTTGGCTACTGTGCTAACACAGAGCAAATAGCCATACAGATCGAAGGATTGAAAGAACATGTTTACGCTGAGCTGAGAGAAAGACTACTTTGTTTTGAGTATATAAGCAATGGAAGTCTATATATTACCG ATGAATTACGGGGATTTGAATGGAACACACGTTATGAAATAATTAAAGGCATTTGTGAAGGTTTGTATCATCTGCACAAGGAAAAGCAAATATATCATCTGTCTTTGAAACCTGACGATATACTATTAGACAATGATATGGTGCCGAAAATCACGGACTTCGGTTTATCGAGACTTGATGAAAAGTCACAAACCATGAGCAACGACCGTTTCAgatcatt AGGATATTGTGCTCCTGAATACGCGTATGAGGGAAAGATGTCATTCAAATCAGACATGTACAGTTTAGGCTGTATAATTATCGAACTGGTGACGGGACAACGGGAGGTCCCTAACAAAAGCAAT GTACTTAGGAGATGGAGGCACAGATGGAAGAAAACAGGGAAGGAAACACCGTTGGTTTCCCAACAAGTAGCAAAATGTCTTGAAATTGGGTTACAATGCCAGGAAATTGACCCATCCAAACGACCTTATATGTGGGATATGATACATATTACAAGAGAAATTGAAGGTGCTAATGGAAAAATCAGCAATGCCGATGAAAATACATCGAGACAG ATTTGCCCTTACTCTGAAGGTGATATGCTTCGAATTGAGCCACTCGAACTACATTTTCCTCTTGAGGTTAACAAACAAATGGCATGCACACTTCGGCTAAGCAATGGGACGGGCTCTTACATTGCCTTCATTGTTGAAAACTTGAGCGGATTGCAATACTCAACACAACAACCTAAAGGCCTTATGCCACCACAATCCAAATGTAATGTTGAAATAACAGTGCAGCTGGAGGGGAAGGCTCAGAAATATAGGCATCATACGAATGAACTTACTGTGTGGAGCACAAAAGTGAATGATTGCTACGCAGTTGAGGATATAACAATAAGCATGTTCTTGAAGGAGGTGGTCAACGTGGTTGATCAGGTAAATTTGGATGTGGTTTTTGACGCCGAACCACAAGAAGCAAGTGGTAAAACCAGTGAG GTAAGCCCTTACATGAAGGATGATATGCTTGGGATCGAGCCACTCGAGCTTCACTTCCCTTTTCAGCTTAACAAGGAGATATCAAGCTCGGTTGAGTTAAGTAACGAGACAGGTGCTTACATTGCCTTCAACATCAAAACTACGAGCCCCCTGCCATACTGCACAGAGCCAAACAAAGGTGTTGTGCTGCCATGGTCCAAGTGCATTGTCACGATAACATTGCAATCTCAGCATAAGGCACCGGAACATATGCAGCAAGCCTACGCATTCATCTTGCAGAGCACGAAAGTAAAAGATGGCCTTGCGGCTGAGGATATATCTACCGACATGTTCAAAGTAGAGGGAGGGAACATGGTTGATGAGGTTAATTTAGATGTTGTTTTGATGCACAACTACAAAGTCAgcctctggatgtcgacaagctcgACCTCTCCTTCCCATTTGAACCCGACAATTTGA